The Nocardia sp. NBC_00508 nucleotide sequence CACTCACCATATGTACCTCACATCATTGTTGTCGGTCACCGCTTGGGCGTGACCCCGAGCAGGGTCGCCACCTGGATGGCGATCGGGCTCACATCGAGCTTGTCCGGGTCGGACTTCGGAGTGCCGTCCCACGGCTGCGGGATGCTCGGGTCGGCGAATTCGGCGCGCGCACCACCGCGCACCGCGGTCGGGTTACCGAAGGGCACCGTGCACTGCGCTTCGGTGTTGAACGGGAAGTCGTCGCGAGTGTCGTCGAAGTCCGGATTCGCGGCCTTCATATCCGCCAGGATCTTCCGGGTGCCCTCGTATCCGACCGAGCAGGCCGGCGGGTAGTTCAGCTCGAAGACGTAGCCGAAGTGGGTTGTGCCGTCACCAGGTGCAGCGGCCGAACCACCGAAGGAGATCGGCGGCATCATCATCAGAATCGGTTGCAGTGCATAAAATTTCGGCGACACCGCCTTCAGCATGGTGCGCAACGAGGCGAGATTTTGGGTGATCGCGGCCCCGCTCTCGACCAGCAGTCCGTCGATCTGCTCGCCCGCATCCGTACCGGTGCCGATCATGCGACGCACATCCGGATCGCTCGCGCGCAATTGCGCGGTGAGCTGGTCGAGGCCATCACTGAATTCGCGGATTGCACCGGACTGTTCGGCCTGGGTGCCCAAGGCGATCCGGCCGTCGCGGATCAACTTGATGGTCTGCGGGAGGGACGTGTGGAAGTCGGCGGTGATGTTGTTCAGCGACTGGACGAGAACCTGCAGGTCATCGCCCTTGCCGTGGAACGCTCTTCCGAGTTCGGTGATGCTGGTGTGTAGCGCGGCCAGGTCCACCGAATTGGTGAAGTGGTCCACTCCGGCGAGCAGCTGCTCGACCGCGACCGGTGTCACCGCACCGCGGATCACCGAATCATTCTGCAGGAAAGGCCCGTTCGGACTGTCCGGCTGCAGATCGAGGTACTGCTCCCCGATGGCGGAGCGGTTGGCGACCACCGCGGTCGCCGATGCCGGGATCTTCGGCGCGTCCGCGCTGATATCCAGCCGCATCGTCACACCCGCCTCGGTGAGTTCGAGCTCACCGACCCGGCCCACCGGGACGCCACGGTAGGTCACCTCCGCGCCCTGGTAAAGGCCGCCTGTCTCCGCCGACTCGACCCGCACGTGATAGACGCCGAGCCCGAACATTTCGTCGAGCCGGACATAGGTGGCACCGACATAGCTCACACCGATCACGGCGATCAGCACGAAGGCGATCAGCTGATACCGAACCAGATGGGTCATCGCGGACCACCTTCCGCAGCAGGAGCGGGAGTCAACCCGAGTTGTTGTTCCAGCATCGGTGTCAGCACACCCGGCAGCGTCGGCAGGTGCGGTATGGGCAGTGTCGGCAGCAATGTGATGGTCGGCCAGCCCGGACGCGGGCCGTTGCCGTTGTAGTACGGGTTGTCCGGGTTCACGGGAACCGAGGGCCCGAACGGCGGGGGGGTGTAGACCGGATCGGGTTTACCCACACCTAAATTGTTCATCAGAACGCCGATCTCCATATCGACCGAGAGCCAGGTGTTGACCGAACCGCCGAAGGTGCTCTCCAGCACCGCATCCGGGAATGGATAGGTGGGCATCAGCGGCAGCGCGGTCACCAGATCGTCGGAGCCCTTGCCCAATTCCTGCAGGACGGGCCGCAGCGCGGTCAGATCCTTGATCAGATCGGCATTGGCGGTGTTCAGCACGTCGAAGCCGGCCTGCCCGACCCGGTCGAGCTGGGTCAACAGCGCCATCAGCTGGGGCCGCTGCTCCTCGAGAATCCTGATGCCCTCGGGCAGTTCGTCGAGGATGGCGCCGATCTGCTCGGTCTGGGCACTCACCCGCCCGCTCAGGGTGGCGAGGCCGTCGATCGCCGCCGTGATGTCGTTCACCTGAGTGTTCAGGCCCTCGATGAGGGTAGTGGCCTGCTCCAGCAGGGAGCGGGCCTTGTCCTCGCGCCCGCCGAGGGTTTTGTTCAGCTCGCTGACGATGGGCTGCAACTGCGCCACGCCGCCGCCGTTGACCAGCAGCGACATCGCTCCGAGCACTTGCTCGACCTCGGTCGCGTGGCGGGTATTGGCGACCGGGATCACCGAACCATCGGTGAGCCGGGCCGGATCCTCG carries:
- a CDS encoding MlaD family protein; protein product: MTHLVRYQLIAFVLIAVIGVSYVGATYVRLDEMFGLGVYHVRVESAETGGLYQGAEVTYRGVPVGRVGELELTEAGVTMRLDISADAPKIPASATAVVANRSAIGEQYLDLQPDSPNGPFLQNDSVIRGAVTPVAVEQLLAGVDHFTNSVDLAALHTSITELGRAFHGKGDDLQVLVQSLNNITADFHTSLPQTIKLIRDGRIALGTQAEQSGAIREFSDGLDQLTAQLRASDPDVRRMIGTGTDAGEQIDGLLVESGAAITQNLASLRTMLKAVSPKFYALQPILMMMPPISFGGSAAAPGDGTTHFGYVFELNYPPACSVGYEGTRKILADMKAANPDFDDTRDDFPFNTEAQCTVPFGNPTAVRGGARAEFADPSIPQPWDGTPKSDPDKLDVSPIAIQVATLLGVTPKR
- a CDS encoding MCE family protein; translated protein: MSGLRCTARGFGAAVVIAATAALVSACASDGIYSVALPGGADIGARPMTIDIEFDDVLDLVPQSAVKVDGVPVGRVEEITLARDMWTASVRTVVNSSVELPVNARAEVRQSNLLGEKYIELSRPGDGEDPARLTDGSVIPVANTRHATEVEQVLGAMSLLVNGGGVAQLQPIVSELNKTLGGREDKARSLLEQATTLIEGLNTQVNDITAAIDGLATLSGRVSAQTEQIGAILDELPEGIRILEEQRPQLMALLTQLDRVGQAGFDVLNTANADLIKDLTALRPVLQELGKGSDDLVTALPLMPTYPFPDAVLESTFGGSVNTWLSVDMEIGVLMNNLGVGKPDPVYTPPPFGPSVPVNPDNPYYNGNGPRPGWPTITLLPTLPIPHLPTLPGVLTPMLEQQLGLTPAPAAEGGPR